In Hemiscyllium ocellatum isolate sHemOce1 chromosome 16, sHemOce1.pat.X.cur, whole genome shotgun sequence, one genomic interval encodes:
- the LOC132823435 gene encoding serine/threonine-protein phosphatase 2A catalytic subunit alpha isoform, which produces MDEKAFTKELDQWIEQLNDCKQLTESQVKTLCEKAKEILTKESNVQDVRCPVTVCGDVHGQFHDLMELFRIGGKSPDTNYLFMGDYVDRGYYSVETVTLLVALKVRYRERITILRGNHESRQITQVYGFYDECLRKYGNANVWKYFTDLFDYLPLTALVDGQIFCLHGGLSPSIDTLDHIRALDRLQEVPHEGPMCDLLWSDPDDRGGWGISPRGAGYTFGQDISETFNHANGLTLVSRAHQLVMEGYNWCHDRNVVTIFSAPNYCYRCGNQAAIMELDDTLKYSFLQFDPAPRRGEPHVTRRTPDYFL; this is translated from the exons ATGGATGAGAAGGCGTTTACCAAGGAGCTGGACCAGTGGATCGAGCAGCTCAACGACTGCAAACAGCTGACCGAGAGCCAAGTGAAGACACTATGTGAAAAG gCTAAAGAAATTTTGACAAAGGAGTCAAATGTACAAGATGTGCGATGTCCTGTCACAGTCTGTGGAGATGTTCACGGGCAATTTCATGACCTTATGGAACTTTTTAGAATCGGAGGGAAATCACCAGACACAAATTATCTTTTTATGGGAGATTATGTTGACCGAGGTTATTATTCAGTTGAAACAGTTACACTCCTTGTAGCTCTTAAG GTACGTTATCGTGAACGTATCACAATACTTAGAGGGAATCATGAAAGCAGACAAATTACACAAGTATATGGTTTCTACGATGAATGTCTAAGGAAATATGGAAATGCCAATGTGTGGAAATATTTTACAGATCTCTTTGATTATCTTCCGCTCACTGCCTTGGTTGATGGCCAG ATTTTCTGTCTCCATGGAGGCCTTTCGCCTTCTATAGATACACTGGATCACATTCGAGCACTTGATCGCCTTCAGGAAGTTCCACATGAG GGTCCAATGTGTGACTTGTTATGGTCCGATCCAGATGATCGTGGAGGTTGGGGTATTTCTCCCAGGGGTGCTGGCTACACCTTTGGTCAGGATATTTCTGAGACATTTAACCATGCTAATGGCCTTACATTGGTCTCACGAGCTCATCAGCTGGTAATGGAG GGTTATAACTGGTGTCATGATCGTAATGTAGTAACCATCTTCAGTGCTCCAAACTACTGTTATCGTTGTGGCAATCAAGCTGCAATAATGGAACTTGATGATACCCTTAAATACTCTTT CCTGCAGTTTGATCCAGCGCCTCGCAGAGGTGAACCACATGTTACCCGTCGCACCCCAGATTACTTCCTGTAA